Proteins encoded by one window of Roseibium sp. Sym1:
- a CDS encoding GntR family transcriptional regulator, with amino-acid sequence MAKRTRAASKLKARNTPAAGGRADDAEEVVVRICNTLATAISGGALKPGSKILDDVVADHFGVSRTVVRGALDILQRDRLVERKRNRGAFVAEPSVTEARQLFEARYALERDILALVVERADAEGLDRLEQLNEEEAHLPDNTDGGEARFGQAPQFHIELAKLGKNDVLTEMLGKVLARVALVNELYKVQPRDNCGDHRNILTAIRNRDLENAQRLMEEHLADLEGRVRLTPNHGDLDSFVNVLKSYSAS; translated from the coding sequence ATGGCCAAGCGAACCCGCGCTGCCAGCAAGTTGAAAGCCCGTAACACGCCGGCAGCAGGCGGTCGCGCCGATGATGCCGAAGAGGTGGTCGTCCGGATCTGCAACACGCTGGCAACCGCGATCAGCGGGGGAGCGTTGAAGCCCGGGTCAAAGATCCTGGATGATGTCGTGGCCGATCATTTCGGTGTCAGCCGGACAGTCGTCCGCGGAGCGCTCGACATCCTCCAGCGTGACAGGCTTGTGGAACGCAAACGGAACCGGGGGGCCTTTGTCGCCGAGCCGTCCGTGACGGAAGCCAGACAGCTTTTCGAAGCACGCTATGCGCTGGAGCGCGACATTCTCGCGCTCGTCGTCGAACGTGCGGATGCCGAGGGCCTCGATCGCCTGGAGCAGCTGAACGAGGAGGAAGCGCACCTTCCGGACAATACGGATGGCGGAGAAGCAAGATTTGGTCAGGCGCCGCAGTTTCACATAGAGCTCGCGAAACTTGGAAAAAACGATGTCCTGACCGAGATGCTGGGCAAGGTGTTGGCACGCGTAGCTCTGGTCAACGAGCTTTACAAGGTCCAGCCGCGCGACAATTGCGGCGATCACCGGAACATTCTGACGGCCATCAGAAACCGCGACCTGGAAAACGCTCAAAGACTGATGGAAGAACATCTTGCGGATCTTGAAGGACGCGTGCGCCTGACCCCCAACCACGGAGACCTGGACAGCTTCGTCAATGTGCTCAAGTCCTACTCGGCGAGCTGA